In the Streptomyces sp. SJL17-4 genome, GGCCGACCACTTCCACCCCGCCGCCCTCGGCGACGAGACCGCCCGCGAACTGGCACAGATCCTGCCCCCCGAGGAACTGCCCCAGTCCGTCACCTTCGCCGACGGCAGCCCCATCCCCGACGCCTACATCCTCCACATCCACGACCGCGGCCTGGAGACGGCCGTCGACGTGGACTGGCGCAAGGGCGACCTCATGGTCATCGACAACGTCGCCACCGCCCACGGCCGACGTCCCTACACCGGCGACCGCAGGGTCCTGGTCGCCATGTCCGGCTGACCCCCACGCACACACACGCACACGCGAGCGGGGCGCCCACCTCCACGGTGGGCGCCCCGCTCGCGTACGCGGTTCAGGAGGCCTTCAGGCGCACCGGCAGCAGCTCGGGACCGTTCACGACGATCGAATCCAGCAGCTTCGGCTCACCGTCCAGCTCGATGCGCACCCCCCGCTTCACCAACTCGCCGTACAGAAGCCGCAGTTCCACCCGCGCCAGCATGCTGCCCAGGCAGAAGTGCTCACCGAACCCCAGCGACAGATGACGGTTGGGGGAGCGCCGCACGTCGAACACGTCCGGCGCGTCGAACACCGTCTCGTCCCGGTTCGCCGACGGCAGCCAGAACACCACCTTGTCGCCGGCCTCGATCTGCCGGTCATGGATCCGCACCGGCTTCACGGCCGTACGCATGATGTGCGTGGCCGTCGACGTCCAGCGCAGCACCTCCTCGACCGCGGACGGCAGCAGCGCCGGATCCCCGCGCACCGCACTCCACTGCTCCGGGTGCTCCAGGAGCGCGAGCATCCCCCCGGCCGCGGCGATCCGGGTGTTCTCCGTACCGCCGACCAGCAGGTTGTCGCAGTTCAGGATCACGTCGTCGGGACTCAGCCGCTCACCGTCCACCACCGCCGTCGCCAGGACGCTCACCAGGTCGTCACCCGGGTTGCGCGCCTTGTCGGCCTGCAGGGTCTCGAAGTACCCCAGGATGTCCAGGTGCGCGAAGCGCCGCGCGAGCGGATCGCCCGCCGCGAACGCCTGGCTCGTCAGGTCGTACAGACGCTCCCAGTCCGACTCGGGGACCCCCATCATCCGGCAGATCACATAGAGCGGGATCCGGGCCGCGACATCGGCGACGAAGTCACAACTGCCCCGCTCCAGCGCCGCGTCGACCACCCCTTCGGCGATCGACGCCATCTCCGCCTCCAGCGCGCGGACCGAGCGGACGGCGAACCAGCCGTCGACCAGGCCCCGCAGCTGCTTGTGACGGGGCGCGTCGGTGAGGGCCAGCGTCCGCCCACCGCCCGGGTCCGCCCCGTGCTCGGCCGGCCGCAGCAGGATCCCCTGCGCCGAACTGAACGTCTCCGCGTCCCGGTAAGCCGTACGGATGTCCTCGTAACGCGTCAGGGACCAGAAACCCGGAAGCTCCCCCGGCCGGTGCCAGTGCACCGGATCGTTGGCACGCAGCCAGGCCCATTGCGAAAAGGGATCGCCACGGGAATAGAGTTCCGGATCCACCAGATCGATGTGCGGCGCTGAATCGGGCATACGGGTGCCTCGCAGTGAAAGCGGGAAGGAGGGAGAGAAGCCATAGGCGCCATTCACCGTCCCAAAGGCCTTCACACCCCGTCAAGGTCTGCCCCTGACCTGTGAAGCAGCCGTTCAACTGCCCTTCTCGCACAGTTGAACGCACCCCCGACGTACGTTGATCCGCCACCGTGGCTCGGTCATAGTGGGTCGCCGCGCCAGTGCTCGATGAAGACGAATTCTCAGGTCGCAGCTTTGTTCAACAGGAGCTGGGCGGTCATGCGCGTGCCCCGGTTGAGGCAGCCCGTGCTGTTCCAGTCGACGATTCAAACGATTGGAGTGCGTGGGCATGACCAAGAACGAGGGCGAGTTCATCGAATTGATGGGCGGACAGCTCGGCATCTGGTATGCACAGCAGCTCGCCCCCGAAAACCGGTCATTCTTTCTCGCCGAGTACATCGAGATCCACGGACCCGTCGACCACGCCCTGCTCGTGCGCGCGGCCGAACTGCGGATCCGCGAGACCGAGACGGTACGCCTGCGCCTGAAGACCGCCGACGGCACCCCCGTCCAATACCTCCACGACGCGGCCGACTACCCCGTGCAGGCCGTTGACCTCAGCGGCGAGACGGACCCCCGCGCCGCCGCCCGCGCCTGGATGGACGCCGACCTGCGCCGTCCCGCCGAACTCGACGGCGGAGCGCTCTACAACGCCGCGATCATCACGCTGGACGAGGAACTCCACTACTGGTACATCCGCGTCCACCACCTCGTCTTCGACGGCCAGAGCGGTGTCGTCGCCGCCGCCCGAGGCGCCGAGATCTACGCCGCCCTCCTCGAAGGCCGCGACCCCGCCGAAGGCGCGCTCGCCCCCTTCTCCGTCCTGCACGAGGACGACCGCGCCTACCGCACCTCCCCGCAGTACGAGCAGGACCGGCTCTACTGGCTCGACCGCCTCGCCGGCCACCCCGCCCTGGACGGAGGCGACGCCTACAAGTCCCGCCGCGCCCAGCACGCCCCGCTGCGGCACACCGACGGCATCGACACCGACGCGGCCGACAGCCTCAAGCGCGGCGCACGCCGCCTCAGAACCAGCTTCCCCGGCCTCATGATCGCCGCCGCCGCGCTCTACCAGCACCGGGTCAGCGGCGAACGGGAGATCACCGTCGGCCTGCCCGTACGCGCCCGAGGTGACCGCCACACGCTCGCCGTCCCCGGCATGACCTCCAACATCCTGCCCCTGCGCCTGAGCATCGGCCCCCGGACCACGGTCGAGGACCTCGTACGCCAGACCTCCCGCGCCGTCCGCGACGGCATGAAGCACCAGCGCTACCGCTACCGCGACATGCTCGGCGATCTCAAGATCACCGACGGCGACCTGTGCGGCCTCCACATCAACGTGATGGCTTTCGACTACGACCTGCGGTTCGGCACCTGCCTCACCGTGACCCACAACCTGTCCACCGGCCCCGTCGACAACCTCCGCATCGACATCTACGACCGCGGCGGCATGCAGATCAACATTGACGCCAACCCCGACGCCCACGACCTCGACGCGACCGCCGCCGTCTCACGCCACTACCTCAACGTCGCCACCTGGCTGGCCCATGCCGAACCCACCGCCCTCGCCGCCCACGCTGACCTCCTCGACGAGGGGGAGCGTGGCCGGGTGTTGGTGGAGTGGAACGACACCGCCACGGAGTTGGCTTCGGGTTCGCTGGTGGAGCTGTTCGAGGCGCAGGTGGCGCGGTCGCCGGAGGCGGACGCGGTGGTGTGGGACGACGAGGTCCTCTCGTACGGGGAGCTGGACTCCCGGGCGAACCGTCTGGCCCGGCACCTGGCGGGTCTGGGCGTGGGACCGGAGTCGGTCGTCGGGGTGTGTCTGGAGCGCGGTCCGGAGATGGTCGTCGCGCT is a window encoding:
- a CDS encoding cytochrome P450, yielding MKAFGTVNGAYGFSPSFPLSLRGTRMPDSAPHIDLVDPELYSRGDPFSQWAWLRANDPVHWHRPGELPGFWSLTRYEDIRTAYRDAETFSSAQGILLRPAEHGADPGGGRTLALTDAPRHKQLRGLVDGWFAVRSVRALEAEMASIAEGVVDAALERGSCDFVADVAARIPLYVICRMMGVPESDWERLYDLTSQAFAAGDPLARRFAHLDILGYFETLQADKARNPGDDLVSVLATAVVDGERLSPDDVILNCDNLLVGGTENTRIAAAGGMLALLEHPEQWSAVRGDPALLPSAVEEVLRWTSTATHIMRTAVKPVRIHDRQIEAGDKVVFWLPSANRDETVFDAPDVFDVRRSPNRHLSLGFGEHFCLGSMLARVELRLLYGELVKRGVRIELDGEPKLLDSIVVNGPELLPVRLKAS